The following proteins come from a genomic window of Achromobacter sp. AONIH1:
- the kdpE gene encoding two-component system response regulator KdpE, protein MFDYQPTVLIIEDDDYIRRFVRQALESEGCTVHEADTVKRGLIEAGTRQPDAIVLDLGLPDEDGMTLIRELRGWTEVPVLVLSARSAEADKVAALDAGADDYLTKPFGVSELLARLRVLLRRHARGGAGNASEISFGDVRVDFAKRVVERNGQHVHLTAMEYRLLAALLAHRGKVMTHRELLREVWGPSHVESNHYLRIYMGHLRQKLEADPAQPAYLLTEIGVGYRFAG, encoded by the coding sequence ATGTTCGACTACCAGCCCACCGTGCTCATCATCGAGGACGACGACTACATCCGGCGCTTCGTGCGCCAGGCCCTGGAAAGCGAGGGCTGCACGGTCCATGAGGCCGACACCGTCAAGCGCGGCCTGATCGAGGCCGGCACCCGCCAACCCGACGCCATTGTGCTGGACCTGGGCCTGCCCGACGAGGACGGCATGACGCTGATCCGCGAACTGCGCGGCTGGACCGAGGTGCCGGTGCTGGTGCTGTCGGCGCGCAGCGCCGAGGCCGACAAGGTGGCGGCGCTGGACGCCGGCGCGGATGACTACCTGACCAAGCCCTTCGGCGTCAGCGAGCTGCTGGCGCGGCTGCGCGTGCTGCTGCGGCGGCACGCCCGGGGCGGCGCGGGCAACGCGTCGGAGATCAGCTTCGGCGACGTGCGCGTGGATTTCGCCAAGCGCGTGGTCGAGCGCAACGGCCAGCATGTGCACCTGACGGCGATGGAGTATCGCCTGCTGGCCGCCCTGCTGGCGCATCGCGGCAAGGTCATGACGCACCGCGAACTGCTGCGCGAGGTCTGGGGCCCCTCGCATGTGGAGAGCAACCACTACCTGCGCATCTATATGGGGCACCTGCGCCAGAAGCTGGAAGCCGATCCCGCCCAGCCCGCGTACCTGCTCACCGAGATCGGCGTCGGCTACCGCTTCGCCGGCTGA